Proteins encoded within one genomic window of Humulus lupulus chromosome 1, drHumLupu1.1, whole genome shotgun sequence:
- the LOC133780866 gene encoding secreted RxLR effector protein 161-like, translating into MEANAKSCVYEGKHLQDGAMYRQLADSLIYLTLTRPDISYAVGVASRYMHHPKKPHLEAMRRMLRCVKDTINYGLLYKKGDEVKIAGYCDADYAGDHDTRRSTTGYVFKFGSGAISWCSKRQPTVSLSTTEAEYRAAALTAQESTWLMQLMKDLHQSTDNAMSLYCDNQYVIRLAENPVFHARTKHVEVHYHFLREIVLQ; encoded by the coding sequence ATGGAAGCTAATGCCAAGTCATGCGTGTATGAAGGGAAGCACTTGCAAGATGGAGCAATGTATCGACAACTGGCTGATAGTCTAATTTATCTAACATTGACTCGACCAGATATCTCGTATGCAGTTGGTGTAGCAAGTCGGTATATGCATCACCCAAAGAAACCTCATTTGGAAGCAATGCGACGAATGCTGAGGTGTGTCAAAGATACCATTAACTATGGCCTCTTATATAAGAAAGGTGACGAGGTTAAGATAGCTGGATACTGTGATGCTGATTATGCTGGAGATCATGATACCCGTCGATCAACTACTGGGTATGTATTTAAGTTTGGATCTGGAGCTATATCTTGGTGTAGCAAAAGGCAACCAACGGTGTCTTTGTCAACCACTGAAGCAGAATATAGAGCAGCAGCACTGACAGCTCAGGAAAGTACGTGGTTGATGCAACTAATGAAGGATCTACACCAATCTACAGACAATGCAATGTCGCTTTATTGTGATAATCAGTATGTTATTCGCTTAGCAGAAAATCCAGTATTTCATGCTAGAACAAAGCACGTGGAAGTGCATTATCATTTTCTGAGAGAAATAGTGCTTCAATAA